A region of Streptomyces cinnamoneus DNA encodes the following proteins:
- a CDS encoding helicase C-terminal domain-containing protein: protein MTTSRETGSTGGSTGGAPRTLAEELRTRPDEALAALLRARPDLLNPVPGDLTQLATRASTRASVVRALDRLDRFALQVAEALAVAPDPCPYTTLSGLMTGDEASDPRVAAELPRAVATLRDQALVWGGEDRLRLVRTARELLAPSAAHLSPTGLGPTVTEATAGMSPGRLQRIIEAAGLPATHDPVSAVAALTALFEDRSRMAALLAGAPAEAQAVLGKLLWGPPHGTVTAEPASHLRWLLDRGLLLPTGPGSVVLPREAALHLRAGRAHRCPEPLAPDLAPVTEHPSATVDAGAAGQAFTALSVVEDLLTDWETAGPLVLRAGGLSVRDLKRTAAVLDTTEGDAAFWAELAYAAGLLASDGDVDERYAPTPEYDDWLALPAERRWTRLATAWLATTRTPALAGEKDAKGRALAVLGPDLDRGPAPEVRRRVLDLLASLPPGASVSADTLLARLAWERPPRSATDDLRSRLALSALAEAETLGLTSRGALAAHARTLLAGPDPDTAAARAGAELAPLLPRPVDHVLLQADLTAVAPGPLLRPLAQTLAVLADVESKGGATVYRFTPGSVRRALDAGRTAADLHAFLAGHSLTPVPQPLAYLIDDVARRHGRLRVGAASSYLRCDDEAVLAEILADRRSAPLRLRRLASTVLAAQAAPDTLLETLRAMGYAPAAESAEGDVVITRADAHRTPPRTAPAPVPEGPPVPGDTLLGAAVRAVRAGDLAATAHRKPSGAPAPADGGLPRTTSADTLATVQAAVLTGAAVWIGYVNAEGGASQRVIAPIRVEGGFVTAYDHTADEVRTYPLHRITGVAELADDVV, encoded by the coding sequence ATGACCACGTCGCGGGAGACCGGCAGCACCGGAGGCAGCACCGGCGGAGCTCCGCGCACGCTCGCCGAAGAGCTGCGCACCCGCCCCGACGAGGCCCTCGCCGCCCTGCTGAGGGCGCGCCCCGACCTCCTCAACCCGGTGCCCGGCGACCTCACCCAGCTCGCCACCCGCGCCTCGACCCGCGCCTCGGTGGTCCGCGCCCTGGACCGCCTCGACCGGTTCGCGCTCCAGGTCGCCGAGGCCCTGGCGGTGGCCCCCGACCCGTGCCCGTACACCACCCTCTCGGGGCTCATGACGGGTGACGAGGCGAGCGACCCCCGGGTCGCCGCCGAGCTGCCCCGCGCCGTGGCCACCCTGCGGGACCAGGCCCTGGTCTGGGGCGGCGAGGACCGGCTGCGGCTGGTGCGCACCGCCCGCGAGCTGCTGGCGCCGAGCGCCGCCCACCTCTCGCCCACCGGGCTCGGCCCGACCGTCACCGAGGCGACGGCCGGGATGTCGCCGGGCCGGTTGCAGCGGATCATCGAGGCGGCGGGGCTGCCGGCCACCCACGACCCGGTGTCGGCCGTGGCCGCCCTCACCGCCCTGTTCGAGGACCGGAGCCGCATGGCGGCGCTGCTGGCCGGCGCCCCCGCCGAGGCCCAGGCCGTGCTCGGCAAGCTGCTGTGGGGCCCGCCGCACGGCACCGTCACCGCCGAGCCCGCGTCGCACCTGCGGTGGCTGCTCGACCGGGGCCTGCTCCTGCCGACCGGGCCCGGCAGCGTGGTGCTGCCCCGGGAGGCCGCCCTGCACCTGCGGGCGGGGCGCGCGCACCGCTGCCCGGAGCCGCTGGCGCCGGACCTGGCGCCCGTCACGGAGCACCCGTCCGCCACCGTCGACGCGGGCGCCGCCGGGCAGGCCTTCACGGCGCTCAGCGTCGTCGAGGACCTGCTCACGGACTGGGAGACGGCCGGCCCGCTGGTCCTTCGCGCGGGCGGCCTGAGCGTGCGGGACCTCAAGCGCACCGCGGCCGTCCTCGACACCACGGAGGGCGACGCGGCGTTCTGGGCCGAGCTGGCCTACGCCGCCGGCCTGCTGGCCTCGGACGGCGACGTGGACGAGCGGTACGCCCCCACGCCCGAGTACGACGACTGGCTGGCGCTGCCCGCCGAGCGGCGCTGGACGCGCCTGGCCACGGCGTGGCTCGCCACCACCCGGACCCCGGCCCTGGCGGGCGAGAAGGACGCCAAGGGCCGCGCCCTGGCCGTCCTGGGCCCCGACCTGGACCGCGGCCCGGCCCCCGAGGTGCGCCGGCGCGTGCTGGACCTGCTGGCCTCCCTCCCGCCCGGCGCCTCCGTCTCGGCCGACACGCTGCTGGCCCGCCTGGCGTGGGAGCGCCCGCCGCGCAGCGCGACGGACGACCTGCGGTCGCGGCTGGCGCTGTCGGCACTGGCCGAGGCCGAGACACTGGGCCTGACGAGCCGGGGCGCCCTGGCCGCCCACGCCCGTACCCTCCTGGCCGGCCCGGACCCGGACACGGCGGCCGCCCGCGCCGGCGCCGAGCTGGCCCCGCTGCTGCCCCGGCCGGTGGACCACGTCCTGCTGCAGGCCGACCTGACGGCCGTCGCCCCGGGTCCGCTGCTCCGCCCGCTGGCGCAGACGCTGGCCGTCCTCGCCGACGTCGAGTCCAAGGGCGGGGCGACGGTCTACCGCTTCACGCCCGGGTCCGTGCGCCGCGCCCTGGACGCCGGCCGAACCGCCGCCGACCTGCACGCCTTCCTGGCCGGGCACTCGCTGACGCCCGTGCCGCAGCCGCTCGCCTATTTGATCGACGACGTGGCCCGCCGCCACGGCCGGCTGCGCGTGGGCGCCGCCTCCTCCTACCTGCGCTGCGACGACGAGGCGGTGCTGGCCGAGATCCTCGCCGACCGCCGCTCCGCGCCGCTGCGGCTGCGCCGCCTCGCCTCGACGGTGCTGGCCGCGCAGGCGGCCCCCGACACGCTCCTGGAGACCCTGCGGGCCATGGGCTACGCCCCGGCGGCCGAGTCCGCGGAGGGCGACGTGGTGATCACCCGCGCGGACGCCCACCGCACCCCGCCGCGCACGGCGCCGGCCCCGGTGCCGGAGGGCCCGCCCGTTCCCGGCGACACCCTCCTGGGCGCGGCGGTCCGCGCCGTCCGCGCCGGCGACCTGGCCGCCACGGCCCACCGCAAGCCGTCGGGCGCCCCGGCCCCCGCCGACGGCGGCCTGCCCCGCACCACCAGCGCCGACACCCTGGCCACGGTGCAGGCCGCGGTCCTCACCGGCGCGGCCGTCTGGATCGGCTACGTCAACGCCGAGGGCGGCGCCAGCCAGCGCGTCATCGCCCCGATCCGGGTCGAGGGCGGCTTCGTCACGGCGTACGACCACACCGCGGACGAGGTGCGCACCTACCCCCTGCACCGCATCACGGGCGTGGCGGAGCTGGCGGACGACGTGGTGTGA
- a CDS encoding sacsin N-terminal ATP-binding-like domain-containing protein: MDPFGTARLRRGVLDAWAASPARFREDANAEEDLALGGYRDRLVVELAQNAADAAARAGVPGRLRLTLRPAHGDEPAVLAAANTGAPLDAAGVESLSTLRASAKREGDDSAVGRFGVGFAAVLAVTDEPALVGRTGGVRWSLTEARALAEDTASASPGLGTEIRRREGHVPLLRLPLPAEGAAPEGYDTCVVLPLRDGTAEDLAGRLLAGVDDALLLALPGLTEVVVETPDAAPRTLTRRQEGVYTVVEDSARAVPVTRWRVGSAGGGLDPALLTDRPVEERLRPHWSVTWAVPVDADGAPVRPRTAPVVHAPTPTDEPLGLPALLIASFPLEPTRRHTAPGSLTDFLIGRAAEAYSELLRSWHPVSTGTLDLVPAPLAQGALDAELRRQVLQRLPRVPFLSSAAASVPTEAEPAPASGGVEGIPWTEGPDAATHTAEPAGAAPHGPAAADTWDDPFAPGGPGGEPAALRPVDAEIVEGAGAETVAVLGELFPGLLPAGLERRPELRALGVARVSLGEVVDRLAGVERSPAWWWRLYDSLAGVDPDRLTGLPVPLAGDAGDEGPGRTAIGPRQVLLPSVDATGSERLSRLGLKVAHPDAAHPLLEKLGATPSSPRAVLTTPQVRAAVAASLDAEDYWDEDGLDNDTLVEVVLSLVRDAGLAPGDEPWLAALALPDEDGELAPAGELVLPGSAFESVIRPGELAACDAELAERWGEQPLTAVGVLADFALVRATDVVLDPDELEPRDGDFAEPDDVGLLDAVDVWCEDVLDRLPDAPVPPVATEVVAVRDLDLVDDDAWPQALALLSRPPLRDALTAPVRVLLPDGTTESVRPYTAWWLRGHPVLDGRRPAGLRVAGGDPLLAGLYEAADTAGLADEQVLRALGVRTSVAALLDEPGGAAELLARLADPELPVGPAQLHGLYGALAGLDPEEVTLPDELRAVVDGAVRVVDAAEAVVADAPDLLPLAAGVALLPVRPDRAAELADLLQVRRLSQVVTASVLADEGEVREVPQGLRALLPGAPATYVEHEELVADGIELDWRYGPDRVLHAATLEGVAAGLAWAAGQWSRRFEAAALLEDPSRTEELARARWFD, encoded by the coding sequence ATGGATCCGTTCGGCACCGCGCGGCTGCGGCGGGGTGTGCTGGACGCGTGGGCGGCGTCGCCCGCGCGGTTCCGCGAGGACGCCAACGCCGAGGAGGACCTGGCCCTCGGCGGCTACCGCGACCGCCTCGTCGTCGAGCTGGCCCAGAACGCCGCCGACGCCGCCGCCCGGGCCGGCGTGCCCGGCCGCCTCCGGCTGACCCTGCGGCCCGCCCACGGCGACGAGCCCGCCGTGCTCGCGGCCGCCAACACCGGCGCCCCGCTCGACGCCGCGGGCGTGGAGTCGCTGTCCACGCTGCGGGCGTCCGCGAAGCGGGAGGGCGACGACTCGGCCGTCGGCCGGTTCGGCGTCGGCTTCGCCGCGGTGCTGGCCGTCACCGACGAGCCCGCCCTCGTCGGCCGCACCGGCGGCGTCCGCTGGTCCCTCACCGAGGCCCGCGCCCTCGCCGAGGACACCGCGTCCGCCAGCCCGGGCCTGGGCACCGAGATCCGCCGCCGCGAGGGCCACGTGCCGCTGCTCCGGCTGCCGCTGCCCGCCGAGGGCGCGGCCCCCGAGGGCTACGACACCTGTGTGGTGCTGCCCCTGCGGGACGGCACCGCCGAGGACCTGGCCGGCCGGCTGCTCGCCGGTGTCGACGACGCCCTGCTGCTGGCCCTGCCGGGCCTGACCGAGGTCGTCGTCGAGACCCCCGACGCCGCCCCCCGCACCCTGACGCGACGCCAGGAGGGCGTCTACACCGTCGTCGAGGACTCGGCCCGCGCCGTCCCCGTCACCCGCTGGCGCGTCGGCAGCGCCGGCGGGGGCCTGGACCCGGCCCTCCTCACCGACCGCCCCGTGGAGGAGCGCCTGCGCCCCCACTGGTCCGTGACCTGGGCCGTCCCCGTGGACGCCGACGGCGCGCCCGTACGCCCGCGCACCGCGCCCGTCGTGCACGCCCCCACCCCCACCGACGAGCCGCTGGGCCTGCCGGCCCTGCTCATCGCGAGCTTCCCGCTGGAGCCCACCCGCCGCCACACCGCGCCCGGTTCGCTCACCGACTTCCTCATCGGACGGGCGGCGGAGGCGTACAGCGAGCTGCTGCGCTCCTGGCACCCCGTCTCCACCGGCACCCTCGACCTCGTCCCCGCCCCGCTGGCACAGGGCGCCCTGGACGCCGAGCTGCGCCGGCAGGTGCTCCAGCGGCTGCCGCGCGTGCCGTTCCTGTCGAGCGCGGCCGCGAGCGTCCCCACCGAGGCGGAGCCGGCGCCGGCGTCGGGCGGCGTGGAGGGGATCCCCTGGACCGAGGGCCCGGACGCCGCCACGCACACGGCGGAGCCGGCCGGCGCCGCGCCGCACGGCCCGGCCGCCGCCGACACCTGGGACGACCCCTTCGCGCCCGGCGGCCCCGGCGGCGAGCCGGCCGCCCTGCGGCCCGTCGACGCCGAGATCGTGGAGGGCGCGGGCGCGGAGACCGTCGCCGTGCTGGGCGAGCTGTTCCCCGGCCTGCTGCCGGCCGGGCTGGAGCGCCGCCCCGAGCTGCGGGCGCTGGGCGTGGCGCGGGTCTCGCTCGGCGAGGTCGTCGACCGACTCGCCGGCGTGGAGCGCTCCCCCGCCTGGTGGTGGCGGCTCTACGACAGCCTCGCCGGCGTCGACCCGGACCGCCTCACCGGTCTGCCCGTGCCGCTGGCCGGGGACGCCGGGGACGAGGGGCCCGGGCGCACGGCCATCGGCCCCCGCCAGGTGCTGCTGCCGTCCGTCGACGCCACCGGATCCGAACGGCTGTCCAGGCTCGGCCTGAAGGTCGCGCACCCGGACGCCGCCCACCCGCTGCTGGAGAAGCTCGGCGCCACGCCGTCGTCGCCCCGCGCGGTCCTGACGACGCCTCAGGTGCGGGCCGCGGTCGCCGCCTCCCTCGACGCCGAGGACTACTGGGACGAGGACGGGCTCGACAACGACACCCTCGTCGAGGTCGTCCTCTCGCTGGTGCGCGACGCGGGCCTGGCACCCGGGGACGAGCCCTGGCTCGCCGCCCTCGCCCTGCCCGACGAGGACGGCGAGCTCGCGCCCGCCGGGGAACTCGTCCTGCCCGGCAGCGCCTTCGAGAGCGTCATCCGCCCCGGCGAGCTGGCCGCCTGCGACGCGGAACTGGCCGAGCGCTGGGGCGAGCAGCCGCTGACCGCCGTGGGCGTGCTCGCCGACTTCGCGCTCGTACGGGCCACCGACGTGGTTCTCGACCCCGACGAACTCGAACCGCGCGACGGCGACTTCGCCGAGCCCGACGACGTGGGCCTGCTCGACGCGGTCGACGTGTGGTGCGAGGACGTCCTGGACCGGCTGCCCGACGCGCCGGTGCCGCCGGTGGCGACCGAGGTCGTGGCGGTGCGGGACCTGGACCTGGTCGACGACGACGCCTGGCCGCAGGCGCTCGCCCTGCTGTCCCGCCCCCCGCTGCGGGACGCGCTGACGGCGCCGGTGCGGGTGCTGCTGCCGGACGGCACGACGGAGTCCGTACGCCCCTACACCGCGTGGTGGCTGCGCGGCCACCCCGTCCTGGACGGCCGGCGCCCCGCCGGCCTGCGCGTGGCGGGCGGCGACCCGCTGCTGGCCGGGCTGTACGAGGCGGCGGACACGGCGGGCCTGGCCGACGAGCAGGTGCTGCGGGCCCTGGGCGTGCGCACCTCGGTGGCGGCTCTGCTGGACGAGCCCGGCGGCGCGGCCGAGCTGCTGGCGCGCCTGGCCGACCCGGAGCTGCCGGTCGGCCCGGCCCAGCTGCACGGGCTCTACGGCGCCCTGGCCGGCCTCGACCCGGAGGAGGTGACGCTCCCCGACGAGCTGCGGGCCGTCGTCGACGGCGCGGTGCGGGTCGTGGACGCGGCGGAGGCTGTCGTGGCGGACGCCCCGGACCTGCTGCCCCTGGCCGCGGGCGTCGCGCTCCTGCCGGTGCGCCCGGACCGGGCCGCCGAGCTGGCGGACCTGTTGCAGGTCCGGCGGCTGAGCCAGGTCGTCACGGCGTCCGTCCTGGCCGACGAGGGCGAGGTGCGCGAGGTGCCGCAGGGCCTGCGGGCCCTGCTGCCGGGCGCGCCGGCGACGTACGTCGAGCACGAGGAGCTCGTGGCCGACGGGATCGAACTGGACTGGCGCTACGGGCCCGACCGCGTCCTGCACGCGGCGACGCTGGAGGGCGTGGCGGCGGGCCTGGCGTGGGCGGCGGGCCAGTGGTCGCGGCGCTTCGAGGCGGCGGCGCTGCTGGAGGACCCGTCCCGCACGGAAGAGCTGGCGCGGGCACGGTGGTTCGACTGA
- a CDS encoding DUF3027 domain-containing protein, with translation MRSRTPDRLCAEAVELARTAAEEAARPGKIGEHVEVAADGDRVVTHYFTCEDPGYRGWRWAVTVARASRAKVVTLDETVLLPGPDALLAPEWVPWSERLRPGDMGPGDLLPTEADDLRLEPGWTGEDAPPPNSAVSQEMAELAEAEDAEVSAGPPSAQPVAPARGSLSAVAEELGMRRARVLSRYGLHTAADRWDETHGAKTPMAQAAPASCVSCGFLVPIGGSLGQAFGICGNEFGPADGHVVSLSYGCGGHSEAAVMPKPPRPAPPVIDETLVEPLSLRTPDDEDADAEDLGHS, from the coding sequence ATGCGAAGCCGTACCCCCGACCGCCTGTGCGCCGAGGCGGTCGAACTCGCCCGGACGGCGGCCGAGGAGGCCGCGCGCCCCGGGAAGATCGGCGAGCACGTCGAGGTCGCCGCCGACGGGGACCGGGTCGTCACGCACTACTTCACCTGCGAGGACCCCGGCTACCGCGGCTGGCGCTGGGCCGTCACCGTCGCCCGTGCCTCCCGTGCCAAGGTCGTCACCCTCGACGAGACCGTCCTGCTGCCCGGCCCCGACGCCCTGCTGGCCCCCGAGTGGGTGCCCTGGAGCGAGCGGCTGCGCCCCGGCGACATGGGCCCCGGCGACCTGCTGCCCACCGAGGCCGACGACCTGCGCCTGGAGCCCGGCTGGACCGGTGAGGACGCCCCGCCGCCGAACTCCGCCGTCTCTCAGGAGATGGCCGAGCTGGCCGAGGCCGAGGACGCCGAGGTCTCGGCCGGCCCGCCGTCCGCCCAGCCGGTCGCCCCGGCGCGAGGCTCGCTCTCGGCCGTCGCCGAGGAGCTCGGCATGCGCCGGGCGCGCGTCCTCTCCCGCTACGGGCTGCACACCGCGGCGGACCGCTGGGACGAGACGCACGGCGCCAAGACGCCCATGGCCCAGGCGGCGCCCGCCTCGTGCGTCAGCTGCGGCTTCCTGGTCCCCATCGGGGGATCGCTCGGCCAGGCGTTCGGCATCTGCGGCAACGAGTTCGGGCCGGCGGACGGGCACGTCGTGTCGCTGTCGTACGGCTGCGGCGGGCACTCGGAGGCCGCCGTCATGCCGAAGCCGCCGCGGCCGGCCCCGCCGGTCATCGACGAGACGCTGGTGGAGCCCCTGTCCCTGCGGACGCCCGACGACGAGGACGCGGACGCCGAGGACCTGGGCCACTCCTGA
- a CDS encoding MFS transporter: MGAIRSAEGGPLRRTGRSVGRVLRAPLTGAVRGVRKATHAHGAGESGLGKLIELHAVNSAGDMLITVALASTVFFSVPTDQARGRVALYLAVTMAPFTLLAPVIGPLLDRLPHGRRAAMAGAMLTRAVLALTMSGAVATGGLELYPAALGVLVASKAYGVVRSAVVPRLLPPRIALVKANSRVTLGGLLATGVAAPLGAGLHQLGPAYPLYGACLVFAFGTYLSFSLPHKVDSAKGEARARLAAPEQRRHVTRRSSRRKERRRPPGLRTVGASVLHGLQANSALRMLSGFLTFFLAFLLRVHPLGGLSPAFSLGVVAVAAGGGNALGTAIGALLRSRGPEKTIALVLTVALGTTVVAAVLYGAVLVVLVAAVAGISQALGKQSLDSLIQRDVPEEVRTSAFARSETLLQMCWVAGGAIGILLPLNGVLGMSVASAFLALGAATAVRGLLTAARRASPHPRVA; this comes from the coding sequence GTGGGAGCCATCCGGTCAGCCGAAGGCGGTCCGCTCCGCCGTACGGGCCGGAGCGTCGGCCGGGTCCTTCGCGCTCCCCTGACGGGGGCCGTCCGGGGCGTCCGCAAGGCCACCCACGCGCACGGCGCCGGCGAGTCCGGGCTGGGCAAGCTCATCGAGCTGCACGCGGTGAACTCCGCGGGCGACATGCTCATCACCGTGGCGCTGGCGTCCACGGTGTTCTTCTCCGTCCCCACCGACCAGGCCCGCGGCCGGGTCGCGCTCTACCTGGCCGTGACCATGGCGCCGTTCACCCTTCTGGCCCCGGTGATCGGCCCGCTGCTGGACCGGCTGCCGCACGGCCGCAGGGCGGCGATGGCGGGCGCCATGCTGACCCGCGCGGTCCTCGCGCTGACGATGTCGGGGGCGGTGGCGACCGGCGGACTGGAGCTCTACCCGGCGGCGCTGGGCGTCCTGGTGGCCTCCAAGGCATACGGAGTGGTGCGTTCCGCCGTGGTGCCCAGACTGCTGCCCCCACGGATCGCGCTGGTCAAGGCGAATTCCCGGGTCACCCTCGGAGGGCTGCTGGCCACGGGCGTGGCGGCCCCGCTCGGCGCGGGGCTGCACCAACTGGGACCGGCCTACCCCCTCTACGGGGCGTGCCTGGTGTTCGCCTTCGGCACGTACCTCTCCTTCTCCCTGCCGCACAAGGTGGACTCCGCCAAGGGCGAGGCCCGTGCCAGGCTGGCGGCGCCCGAGCAGCGCCGCCACGTCACCCGGCGGAGCAGCAGGCGCAAGGAGCGCCGCAGGCCGCCGGGGCTGCGCACGGTGGGTGCCTCGGTGCTGCACGGCCTCCAGGCCAACAGCGCGCTGCGCATGCTGTCCGGCTTCCTCACCTTCTTCCTCGCCTTCCTCCTGCGCGTCCACCCGCTGGGCGGGCTCAGCCCGGCGTTCTCGCTGGGCGTGGTGGCGGTCGCGGCCGGCGGCGGGAACGCCCTGGGCACCGCGATAGGGGCACTGCTGCGCTCACGCGGCCCGGAGAAGACGATCGCGCTGGTGCTGACGGTGGCGCTGGGCACGACGGTCGTCGCGGCCGTGCTCTACGGCGCGGTCCTCGTGGTCCTGGTCGCCGCCGTCGCGGGCATCTCCCAGGCGCTGGGCAAGCAGTCGCTGGACTCCCTCATCCAGCGCGACGTGCCGGAGGAGGTGCGCACCTCGGCGTTCGCCCGTTCCGAGACGCTGTTGCAGATGTGCTGGGTGGCCGGCGGCGCGATCGGCATCCTCCTGCCGCTCAACGGCGTGCTGGGCATGTCGGTGGCCTCCGCGTTCCTCGCCCTCGGCGCCGCCACTGCCGTGCGGGGGCTGCTGACGGCCGCCCGGCGCGCCTCGCCGCACCCGCGCGTGGCCTGA
- a CDS encoding DUF2771 domain-containing protein, translating into MTAAIFRGRRLRAAATVGAVAFGLVALSACDKPTPLATVTVGSKTVTTEAACYNDGESIETPKVASCLKEGEDKTVKAAMEDKIRFGVDPKIADKGWTIFINDQAVEPEPNNKTFRSIPASAFFSTGQGPAVAKTKVSIVEAASGKALGVWNFTLERDAG; encoded by the coding sequence ATGACCGCTGCGATTTTCCGCGGCAGGCGCCTGCGCGCCGCCGCCACCGTCGGCGCCGTGGCCTTCGGGCTCGTCGCCCTCTCCGCCTGCGACAAGCCGACGCCGCTGGCGACGGTGACCGTCGGCTCCAAGACGGTGACCACCGAGGCCGCCTGCTACAACGACGGCGAGTCCATCGAGACGCCCAAGGTCGCGTCCTGCCTGAAGGAAGGCGAGGACAAGACCGTCAAGGCGGCCATGGAGGACAAGATCCGCTTCGGCGTCGACCCGAAGATCGCGGACAAGGGCTGGACGATCTTCATCAACGACCAGGCCGTCGAGCCGGAGCCGAACAACAAGACCTTCCGCTCCATCCCGGCCAGCGCCTTCTTCTCCACCGGCCAGGGCCCGGCGGTCGCGAAGACCAAGGTCAGCATCGTGGAGGCCGCCTCGGGCAAGGCCCTGGGCGTCTGGAACTTCACCCTCGAGCGCGACGCGGGCTGA
- a CDS encoding futalosine hydrolase, with the protein MRVLVVTAVAAERDAVTAAGPPPRELPLPGGSVLHRCPPAGPDGPALDVLAAGVGPAAAAAAAATALTAAALSGEPYDLVVTAGIAGGFAPGAPLGSLVVSEALVAADLGARTPDDGFLSVAELGFGTDVHRVPEALVDAVAGATGALRGEVLTVSTATGSAARAAELVRRHPAALAEAMEGFGAAEAAAAHRVPVLELRAVSNAVGPRDRAAWRIGEALAALTEAFRKLSTAPVLAEKAEPPR; encoded by the coding sequence ATGCGTGTCCTCGTCGTCACCGCCGTCGCGGCGGAACGTGACGCCGTGACCGCCGCCGGGCCGCCGCCGCGGGAGCTCCCGCTGCCCGGCGGGTCGGTGCTGCACCGCTGCCCGCCGGCCGGCCCCGACGGCCCGGCCCTCGACGTGCTGGCGGCGGGCGTGGGCCCGGCCGCCGCCGCGGCCGCCGCCGCGACCGCGCTGACCGCCGCCGCGCTGAGCGGCGAGCCGTACGACCTGGTGGTCACGGCGGGCATAGCCGGCGGCTTCGCCCCGGGCGCGCCGCTGGGCTCGCTGGTGGTCTCCGAGGCCCTCGTCGCCGCCGACCTGGGCGCCCGGACCCCGGACGACGGCTTCCTCTCCGTCGCCGAGCTGGGCTTCGGCACCGACGTCCACCGGGTGCCCGAGGCCCTCGTGGACGCCGTCGCGGGCGCGACCGGCGCCCTGCGCGGCGAGGTCCTGACCGTGTCGACCGCGACCGGCTCCGCCGCGCGCGCCGCCGAGCTGGTGCGCCGTCACCCCGCCGCGCTGGCCGAGGCGATGGAGGGCTTCGGGGCCGCCGAGGCCGCCGCCGCGCACCGGGTGCCGGTGCTGGAGCTGCGGGCGGTGTCCAACGCGGTGGGACCGCGCGACCGCGCCGCCTGGCGGATCGGCGAGGCGCTGGCGGCCCTGACGGAGGCCTTCCGGAAACTGTCCACCGCCCCCGTCCTCGCCGAGAAAGCCGAGCCGCCGCGATGA
- a CDS encoding 1,4-dihydroxy-6-naphthoate synthase, with amino-acid sequence MSQPQEPGRPVRIAYSPCPNDTFVFDAWAHGRVPGAPALDVTFADIDVTNGMAERGEGDVLKVSYAVLPWVLDEYALLPCGGALGRGCGPLVLTREAGEPAGLAGKTVAVPSERSTAYLLFRLWAAAEVPGGVGDVVVLPFHEIMPAVRDGKVDAGLVIHEARFTYRDYGLSRLADMGEHWEDTTGLPIPLGAIIAKRSLGAARLRELAEAARTSVRMAWDDPAASRPYVLAHAQEMDPAVADQHIGLYVNEFTADLGEDGYAAVRGLLTRAAAEGLVPALGPDALTFV; translated from the coding sequence ATGAGCCAGCCGCAGGAGCCGGGCCGACCGGTCCGGATCGCCTACTCGCCCTGTCCCAACGACACCTTCGTCTTCGACGCCTGGGCGCACGGCCGCGTCCCCGGGGCGCCCGCCCTGGACGTGACGTTCGCGGACATTGACGTCACCAACGGCATGGCCGAGCGCGGTGAGGGCGACGTGCTCAAGGTGTCGTACGCCGTTCTCCCCTGGGTGCTCGACGAGTACGCGCTGCTGCCCTGCGGCGGCGCGCTGGGCCGGGGCTGCGGTCCGCTGGTCCTCACCCGTGAGGCGGGCGAGCCCGCGGGTCTCGCCGGGAAGACCGTGGCCGTGCCGAGCGAGCGCTCGACCGCCTACCTGCTCTTCCGGCTCTGGGCCGCCGCCGAGGTGCCCGGCGGGGTCGGCGACGTGGTCGTGCTGCCGTTCCACGAGATCATGCCGGCCGTCCGCGACGGCAAGGTGGACGCCGGACTGGTGATCCACGAGGCGCGGTTCACCTACCGCGACTACGGGCTCAGCCGCCTCGCCGACATGGGCGAGCACTGGGAGGACACCACCGGCCTGCCCATTCCGCTCGGCGCGATCATCGCCAAGCGCTCGCTGGGCGCGGCGCGGCTGCGCGAGCTGGCCGAGGCGGCCCGTACGTCCGTGCGCATGGCCTGGGACGACCCGGCGGCCTCGCGCCCCTACGTGCTGGCGCACGCGCAGGAGATGGACCCGGCGGTCGCCGACCAGCACATCGGGCTGTACGTCAACGAGTTCACCGCGGACCTCGGCGAGGACGGCTACGCCGCCGTGCGCGGGCTGCTGACGCGGGCCGCGGCCGAGGGGCTGGTGCCGGCCCTCGGGCCGGACGCGCTCACGTTCGTCTGA
- a CDS encoding cold-shock protein, translating to MPTGKVKWFNSEKGFGFLSRDDGGDVFVHSSVLPDGVDALKPGQRVEFGVVAGQRGDQALTVTLLEPAPSLAAAQRRKPDELASIVQDLTTLLENVTQQLERGRYPDKAHGSKIAGMLRAVADQLDV from the coding sequence GTGCCTACCGGCAAGGTCAAGTGGTTCAACAGCGAGAAGGGCTTCGGCTTTCTCTCCCGCGACGACGGCGGAGACGTCTTCGTGCACTCCTCGGTGCTCCCGGACGGGGTCGACGCCCTCAAGCCCGGCCAGCGCGTGGAGTTCGGCGTCGTCGCCGGTCAACGCGGCGACCAGGCGCTCACGGTGACGCTCCTCGAGCCCGCCCCGTCACTCGCGGCCGCCCAGCGCCGCAAGCCCGACGAGCTGGCCTCCATCGTGCAGGACCTCACGACGCTCCTGGAGAACGTCACCCAGCAGCTCGAGCGCGGCCGCTACCCCGACAAGGCACACGGTTCCAAGATCGCGGGCATGCTGCGCGCCGTCGCCGACCAGCTGGACGTCTGA